The Sedimentibacter sp. zth1 DNA segment TAAGGTTAGAAAACTACCTGTAACGCTGGGAAAAGTCGTGAACACAGAGTCGTTATATGAAAGACTAATGTAATTTCAGAGTGTATTTTTAGGGATAAATTAAATATAGTTTATAGTATTTAAAATAGCTATTAAGTTAGCAAAGATTATTTATAAATAATAAGAATAGAGTTTTAAGGAGAAGAAAGATGGATTATATATTTGAAACAGAGCATTTGAAAATTAGGAAATTCAAAATAGAGGATGCACAATCTTTATATGAAAATCATATGGAAGATGAAGTAAAGAAATGGATTCCAAACGAAAGCTATGCGGATATTATTGAGGCGAAAGATGCTATTGATTTTTATATAAATTGTGTGAATAATAAGCATTTGCCATATGTATTAGCTGTTGAGTTAAAAGAAACAGGAGACTTGGTAGGAGATACAGGTGTAAACGAAGTTGAAGGAAATAATGAAGAGGTTGAGATCGGCTATACAATTTGTAAAAAGTATAGTGGAAAAGGCTATGCCACAGAAGTTTTAAAAGCAATGACAGAATATATAATTGAGATATTTAGAATAAATGTTTTATATGGTCGTGTAATGAATGGTAATAAGTCTTCTGTTAGAGTTTTAGAAAAAAACGGATACAAATTCGTGGATAAAGAATTTGGAGCTGAGGATGATCCCTATGGAAATGGAATGTTGATTTATAAGAAGGAGTTTTAATTATTGATACGATATATGAGCATAATATGAAGTTAATCTATTAAATAAAAAATGATAGAGAGTCAAGAAGTTTACATTAGTCCAACATCTAACAATATGTTCACGCAAGGGTGCCGAGAGGAACGTTGATAGGGAAAGTCAGCACCACATTCCCCAGCTAACCGAGTCGGTGCCCTGCAACTTAAGATAAGAGCTATCTAAGGTTGCAGAACACCTGTAACGCTGGGAAACGTCGGGAACATAGGGGCGTTATATGCAAGAATAAATGGCGTGAAATCATAATTTATTTTGAAAATATAAAGTTATTGGGAGGTATGAAATGGGGAATATAGAATTAAAATGGAATAGAATTTCACAAAAATCAAAAGGAAGATATATGTTTGTAGAATTTTCATTAAAAAAAGTATTATCAGTACAACTAATTTTATTAATTGTATTAGAATTAATATTTAATTATAGAAATGAAGATATAAAATTATTTGTTATTCAATCAATTATAAAACTTACAGCAGCTTATATATTAGGAGTAGTGATAGGAAAACTAGAATGGGAATATATAAAAAAATTAAACGAACGTAAATTCTTTGATAAGAAGGTTATAAGAAGAAATTATATAATTATTTATGGAATATTATTTTTTGGTTTAAATTCTATAATAGCTACAATATCACCATTTTTTGTAAGTACAAAAAAGAATTTAACTGAAATTGTTTCATGGCTTTTGGTAGCTTGGATATGGGGATTATTAATGTGGATTACTAGTGGTAGTGAGTTGGAAAAATATATTAAATAATAATTTTACTATAGTAAGTAAATAGGGCCCATTGATTCCAGCATATAACAACATGTTCATGCTTCGGGTCTTGAGGGAACGTCAGCGAGTAGGAACGTCAAGGAAGAAAGTCACGTAGGGGTCTAGTCAGACCACATCACTTCACCGGGTGCTAGCACCGCCAGGACGGTCTAGCTAATTCTGTCCGGTTCAGCGACGTCGTGAACACCAGACCGTTAGACGAAATAAACTCAATCTTTTAGGCTTCTAATGTTTTGACTATAGTATTGAAGTGGCAAATAGGTATTGGCGTGTAAAACGAAACTTATATTTGTATGTCATAGTTTTTCACACATATTTATAGATTATAATTGTACATAGAAATTGAAAATTTATTTGATTGAAGAAATATTAATCATATGAATTAAAAATTAAATAATAAAATTTTAGAAGATGCTGAAATTTTATTACATATGAAAAATAATTTTAAAGTTTGAAATTTATTAATTGGTAATTCACAAGTGTAGAAAAGTTATTGTCAATAAAATATAACACTGCAATGTAAGAGGTTGTTACTAATAGTAAATGAAATTATTTTGGGAGGAAGTTATGAAAGTAGTAAAAGCAAAAATAAATGATATAGA contains these protein-coding regions:
- a CDS encoding GNAT family N-acetyltransferase; translation: MDYIFETEHLKIRKFKIEDAQSLYENHMEDEVKKWIPNESYADIIEAKDAIDFYINCVNNKHLPYVLAVELKETGDLVGDTGVNEVEGNNEEVEIGYTICKKYSGKGYATEVLKAMTEYIIEIFRINVLYGRVMNGNKSSVRVLEKNGYKFVDKEFGAEDDPYGNGMLIYKKEF